One genomic window of Vigna radiata var. radiata cultivar VC1973A unplaced genomic scaffold, Vradiata_ver6 scaffold_154, whole genome shotgun sequence includes the following:
- the LOC106752532 gene encoding two-component response regulator ARR9 has protein sequence MGMAAAESQFHVLAVDDSIIDRKLIERLLKTSSYQVTTVDSGSKALEFLGLRENENTNPSTPSVSPNHNNHQEVEVNLVITDYCMPGMTGYDLLKKIKESSSLRNIPVVIMSSENVPSRISRCLEEGAEEFFLKPVRLSDLNKLKPHMKKTKLKDQRQVTAEEIENSQFLQQQTQQILQNDQQQAPNPQDPQPESESRPQPTIEQQQQSLQQANNNKRKTMEQGLSPETDRTRPRYSGIATVV, from the exons ATGGGGATGGCTGCAGCAGAGTCGCAGTTTCATGTGTTGGCTGTTGATGACAGCATCATAGATAGGAAACTCATCGAGAGGCTCCTCAAAACCTCTTCCTACCAAG TTACTACGGTTGATTCTGGTAGCAAGGCTTTGGAGTTTCTGGGGTTGCGTGAGAATGAAAACACCAACCCAAGCACGCCATCTGTTTCTCCCAACCACAACAACCATCAG GAGGTGGAGGTGAATCTTGTGATAACAGATTACTGTATGCCTGGCATGACAGGCTATGACTTGCTTAAGAAAATCAAG GAATCTTCATCTTTGAGAAACATACCAGTGGTGATTATGTCATCTGAGAATGTGCCTTCAAGGATTAGCAG ATGCTTGGAGGAAGGAGCAGAAGAATTTTTCTTGAAGCCTGTGAGGCTGTCAGATTTGAACAAGCTTAAACCCCACATGAAGAAAACTAAGTTGAAAGATCAAAGGCAAGTAACAGCAGAAGAGATTGAAAACTCACAATTTCTACAGCAACAGACACAGCAAATTCTCCAAAATGACCAGCAACAAGCACCAAATCCGCAAGATCCTCAGCCAGAGTCAGAGTCACGTCCACAACCAACTATAGAACAACAGCAACAATCACTACAACAAGCCAACAATAACAAGAGGAAAACCATGGAACAGGGGCTTTCACCTGAGACTGACAGAACAAGACCGAGATACAGCGGCATAGCTACTGttgtatga